The following coding sequences lie in one Kribbella sp. NBC_00709 genomic window:
- a CDS encoding SPFH domain-containing protein — MADITRFRFISHLRANPTTHVRHLRNGKVAHDGAGQAFWFRALNSSLSEIPIDDREQPLLFHGRTQDFQDVAVQASVTYRVTDPALASSRLDFGIDPDTGLWRATPLEQLGGLLTELAQQTALDLLARMTLTEALSEGMTSLRQAVGVGLREDQRLTGLGIGVEDVRVVAVRAERDVEKALQTPTREMVQQAADKATYERRAMAVERERSIAENELQNQIELARREEQLVNQRGQNERLRATEAVAAEAITTEAAASQQRTLSQAEADAKRVIGAAEAAAEKALLDAYAELDQGTILAMAIKQGALPEIGTLNLTPDLITPLLTKLTETR; from the coding sequence ATGGCAGACATCACCCGGTTCCGCTTCATCAGCCACCTGCGAGCGAACCCCACCACCCACGTGCGGCACCTGCGCAACGGCAAGGTCGCGCACGACGGCGCCGGCCAGGCGTTCTGGTTCCGGGCGCTGAACTCGTCGCTGAGCGAGATCCCGATCGACGACCGCGAGCAGCCGCTGCTGTTCCACGGCCGCACGCAGGACTTCCAGGACGTCGCCGTGCAGGCGAGCGTGACGTACCGCGTCACCGATCCGGCGCTGGCCTCGAGCCGCCTCGACTTCGGGATCGACCCCGACACCGGGCTCTGGCGAGCCACCCCGCTGGAGCAGCTCGGCGGTCTGCTGACCGAGCTCGCACAGCAAACCGCGCTTGACCTGCTGGCCCGGATGACGCTCACCGAAGCGCTGTCCGAGGGCATGACGTCGCTGCGTCAGGCGGTCGGCGTCGGGCTGCGTGAGGATCAGCGCCTGACCGGGCTCGGCATCGGCGTCGAGGATGTCCGCGTGGTCGCGGTCCGGGCCGAGCGTGACGTCGAGAAGGCGCTGCAGACTCCCACGCGCGAGATGGTGCAGCAGGCCGCGGACAAGGCGACGTACGAGCGTCGCGCGATGGCGGTCGAGCGCGAGCGGTCGATCGCGGAGAACGAACTGCAGAACCAGATCGAGCTCGCCCGGCGCGAGGAGCAACTGGTCAACCAGCGCGGTCAGAACGAGCGTCTGCGGGCCACCGAGGCCGTGGCGGCCGAGGCGATCACGACCGAGGCGGCGGCCAGCCAGCAGCGGACGCTGAGCCAGGCCGAGGCCGACGCCAAGCGGGTCATCGGCGCGGCGGAGGCGGCCGCGGAGAAGGCACTGCTGGATGCGTACGCCGAGCTGGACCAGGGGACGATCCTGGCGATGGCGATCAAGCAGGGAGCCCTGCCGGAGATCGGCACGCTGAACCTGACGCCGGATCTGATCACCCCGCTGCTGACGAAGTTGACCGAAACCCGATGA
- a CDS encoding NUDIX hydrolase codes for MDFEPLGLATDLVILTVRDGRLQVLLIRRGIAPYQGRWALPGGFVRPDEDLETTARRELAEETGLSSERIHLEQVATYGAPDRDPRGRVVSVAYLALVPDLPAPVAGSDAASANWVDVADVDAGRLAFDHHRILADGVERARAKLEYSPLATAFCPPEFTISELRGIYEAVWGTPLDPRNFHRKVTKTTDFVEPAGTTTTRDGGRPAQLFHRGTATTLHPPMTRS; via the coding sequence ATGGATTTCGAACCGCTCGGCCTGGCCACCGATCTGGTCATCCTGACGGTGCGCGACGGTCGCCTCCAGGTGCTGCTGATCCGGCGCGGCATCGCGCCGTACCAGGGTCGCTGGGCGCTGCCCGGTGGGTTCGTGCGGCCGGACGAGGACCTGGAGACGACCGCGCGCCGCGAGCTCGCGGAGGAGACCGGGCTGTCCTCGGAGCGCATCCACCTCGAGCAGGTCGCGACGTACGGCGCTCCTGATCGCGACCCGCGCGGCCGGGTGGTCAGCGTCGCGTACCTGGCCCTGGTCCCGGACCTGCCCGCGCCAGTGGCCGGATCGGACGCAGCATCGGCGAACTGGGTCGATGTCGCCGACGTCGACGCCGGGCGGCTGGCGTTCGACCATCACCGGATCCTCGCGGACGGGGTGGAGCGGGCCCGCGCCAAGCTCGAGTACTCGCCGCTCGCGACCGCGTTCTGCCCGCCGGAGTTCACGATCTCCGAGCTGCGCGGGATCTACGAGGCGGTCTGGGGTACTCCGCTCGACCCACGCAACTTCCACCGCAAGGTCACCAAGACCACCGACTTCGTCGAACCCGCCGGCACCACCACAACCCGCGACGGCGGCCGCCCCGCCCAACTATTCCACCGCGGCACCGCCACAACCCTCCATCCCCCCATGACCCGCTCCTGA
- a CDS encoding SDR family oxidoreductase — protein sequence MSTSRIALVTGAASGIGAAIATRLAADGASVALLARRRDRLEKVAAEIAEAGGTALVVPADVTSEESVAEAAALVQERFGDLDLLVNNAGLMSVVPFADGPVGDWRRTVEVNLTGVITVTHAFLPALRRAATTRTTDLINVSSLAAGRFNPGMAAYGASKAGVTHLTRTLRAELAGEGIRVTNLEPGMIDGTELADSFPADLRSMVDDLRSSLPAVPVSEVAELVAYVVNRPRDVNLPHLIIQPSKEI from the coding sequence ATGAGTACTTCACGCATCGCACTCGTCACCGGCGCCGCCAGCGGAATCGGCGCCGCCATCGCCACCCGTCTCGCCGCCGATGGCGCATCCGTCGCACTGCTCGCGCGCCGCCGTGACCGCCTCGAGAAGGTCGCGGCGGAGATCGCCGAGGCCGGCGGTACGGCGCTCGTCGTACCGGCGGATGTCACCTCCGAGGAGTCCGTGGCGGAGGCGGCGGCCCTGGTGCAGGAACGTTTCGGGGACCTCGACCTGCTGGTGAACAACGCCGGGCTGATGTCGGTGGTCCCGTTCGCGGACGGTCCGGTCGGCGACTGGCGTCGTACCGTCGAGGTCAATCTCACCGGGGTCATCACCGTCACGCACGCGTTCCTGCCGGCCTTGCGCAGGGCGGCCACGACCCGGACGACCGACCTGATCAACGTGTCCTCGCTGGCCGCCGGCCGATTCAACCCGGGCATGGCAGCGTACGGCGCCTCGAAGGCGGGCGTCACCCACCTGACCCGGACGCTGCGCGCCGAGCTCGCCGGTGAGGGCATCCGGGTGACCAACCTCGAACCCGGCATGATCGACGGGACCGAACTGGCCGACAGCTTCCCCGCCGACCTGCGATCGATGGTCGACGACCTCCGCAGCAGCCTCCCCGCCGTACCGGTGAGTGAAGTCGCCGAGCTCGTCGCGTACGTCGTCAACCGCCCCCGCGACGTGAACCTCCCGCACCTGATCATCCAACCGTCGAAGGAGATCTAG